Proteins from one Tenrec ecaudatus isolate mTenEca1 chromosome 8, mTenEca1.hap1, whole genome shotgun sequence genomic window:
- the MSGN1 gene encoding mesogenin-1 — protein MDNLQETFLSLEDGLGSSDSPDLLVPWDWKHRAGPFEMSQASPSQSLSPAPSLESYSSSPCPASAGLPCGHSGVSDQGGDACSGLGTSGLVEVDYNMLDFQPTYLQGVGVPKVQRGTKVRMSVQRRRKASEREKLRMRTLADALHTLRNYLPPVYSQRGQPLTKIQTLKYTIKYIGELTDLLNSVKRA, from the coding sequence ATGGATAACCTGCAGGAGACCTTCCTCAGCCTCGAAGATGGCTTGGGTTCCTCAGACAGCCCTGACCTTCTGGTCCCctgggactggaaacacagggctggGCCATTTGAGATGAGCCAGGCCTCCCCTTCTCAGAGTCTTTCTCCAGCTCCGTCCTTGGAATCCTATTCGTCCTCTCCCTGTCCAGCTTCGGCTGGGCTGCCCTGTGGGCACAGCGGTGTCAGCGACCAGGGCGGCGATGCCTGCAGTGGCCTTGGGACCAGTGGCCTGGTCGAGGTGGACTACAACATGTTGGATTTCCAGCCCACCTATCTGCAAGGTGTCGGCGTCCCCAAGGTGCAGAGGGGCACCAAAGTCAGGATGTCTGTCCAGCGGAGAAGGAAGGCCAGCGAGAGGGAGAAGCTCAGGATGCGGACCCTGGCAGATGCTCTGCACACCCTCCGGAATTACCTGCCACCTGTCTACAGCCAAAGAGGCCAGCCGCTCACCAAGATCCAGACACTGAAGTACACCATCAAGTACATCGGGGAACTCACAGACCTTCTCAACAGTGTCAAGAGAGCCTAA